The sequence AATCCGTGGAAAAGCTGCTCGTCATCAAGGACGAGGAAGCCTACTGCCAGCCCTGCCTTTCGCCGGTGTGGGACACGGCCCTGGCCAGCCACGCCCTGTTCGAGGCCAAGACGCCCGAGGCCGATCAGGCCGCCCTGGATGGCCTGAAGTGGCTGAAACCGCTGCAGGTGCTGGACGTGGTCGGCGACTGGGCCGTGCAGCGCCCGGATGTCCGCCCCGGTGGCTGGGCCTTCCAGTACAACAACGCCCACTATCCCGACCTGGACGACACCGCCGTGGTGGCCATGGCCATGGACCGGGCGCGTCACCACAACGGCGCTGCGGAAGTCTATGACGAGGCCATCTCGCGCGCCGAGGAGTGGGTGGTGGGCCTGCAGAGCAAGAACGGCGGCTGGGCCGCTTTCGACGCCGACAACACCTATCACTACCTGAACAACATCCCCTTCGCCGACCACGGCGCGCTTTTGGACCCGCCGACCGTGGACGTGGCCGCGCGCTGCGTCTCGATGCTGGCCCAATTGGGCGAAAAGGATAGCCCGCGGATGAAGGCGGCCATCGCCTATCTGGAGCGCGAGCAGGAGCAGGACGGCAGCTGGTTCGGCCGCTGGGGCGTCAACTATGTCTATGGAACCTGGTCGGCCCTCTGCGCCCTGAACGCAGCGGGCGTCGACAGCAAGGGGCCTGTGGTGCGCAAGGCGGTCGATTGGCTGCTAAAAATCCAGAACCCCGACGGCGGCTGGGGCGAGGACTGCGACAGCTACAAACTGGACTACAAGGGCTATGAGCCCCACGCCTCCTCGTCCTCCCAGACCGCCTGGGCCTTGTTGGGCCTGATGGCCGCCGGCGAGACCGACCATCCGGCGGTGGCGCGCGGCATAGCCTGGTTGCAGGCTAATCAGGACGAGCGCGGCGTCTGGCCGGAGGACCACTATACGGGCGGCGGGTTCCCGCGGGTCTTCTACCTGCGCTACCATGGTTATTCGAAGTTCTTCCCCCTGTGGGCCATGGCCCGCTATCGCAACCTGAAGCGCAGCAACACGCGCCAGGTCGCCTTCGGCATGTGATGAGCGGGTCACCGCGCCTTTTCGCCGTGGTCGGCATGATCCGCGAGGCGCGGATCATCGCCGGCGAGGGCGTGAAGGTGGTGATCGGCGGCGGCAGCTCCGCACAGCTGGAGCGCAAGCTCGACGGTCTGCTCAATGCGCTCGGCTACGGCGCCCCGGACCTGATGCTGCTCAGCTTCGGCGTCTGCGGCGCCCTGGCCCCCGACCTGAAGGCCGGCGACCTGGTCCTGGGCTCGGCGGTGATCGGCGCGGGCCGATCGTGGCCGACCGATCCTCAGCGCACCGAGGCGCTGCACGCTAGGCTCGCGTCTGCGCGTATCGCCGCGGTCGCGGCCGGCGACGAGGCTGTAGGATCGGTCGAGGCCAAGCGGGCCCTGTTCGAAGCGACGCGCGCCGTGGCGGTCGACATGGAGTCGCACATCGTCGCCCGCCTCGCCGAGCGCCACGGCTTGCCTTTCGCCGTCGTGCGGGCGGTGTCCGACGCCGCCGACCACGCCCTGCCGCCGGCGGCGCTCGTGGGCATGAAGGCTGACGGCTCGGTCGACATCGCGGCGGTTCTTGGCGCGCTCGCACGCCGGCCGGGGCAGTTTCCCGCGCTCATGCGCACCGCGCGCGAAGCCGGGGCCGGCTTCAAGGCGCTGGAAGGGGCCGCAGCGGCAATCCGATCTGGTTTTCCTTGAAGCTGAAGAAGAACCGGGCGCGCCGGAAAGCAGCTATCGCGCCAGGGCCGCCTGCACCGGGGCGATGTCGCCGTCATTGGGTTCCGGCTTCACACCCAAGAGCTTGGCCATGAGCGGATAGACATCGACGTTGGGGAATGGCGGTAGCACCGCGCCGGCCTTGAAATCCGGCCCGCTAGCGATGAACAGCGCGCCCATCTCCGGCGCCTGGTTGTCATAGCCGTGCTCGCCCTTCAGCGGGAAATGATGGCGAGCGGCCTCTGCGCGGCTCTCGACCAGCCAGCCGACGTCGGCCATGCACACCACGTCCGGCACGCGCGGATTGGTCCCGTAGTGCAGACGCTTTGGAACCTCGCCCTTCTTCCAGCAGGTCAGGTGCGGATGCGCGCCCAGGAGCCTGGCCTCGGCGGCGCGCCCGGCCGGCGTGTCCGGGATATCGATCCCCGCGACCGCATCGGTGAACACCACGTGCATGGCCGAAGCGTCGGCCAGATCGTCCAGATAGACCGTATTGTCGCGCGAGACAGCCGCCATGCCGTGGTCGGCGACCACGATGATGTCAGTCGGCATGTTGCGCGCCTTGAGGCCTGCGACCAGCCGGCCGATATAGCCATCCACAGAGGCGATGGCGGTGTTCACCTGCGGCGAATCCGGGCCGAACAGATGGCCGCCGGAATCCACCGCCTCGAAATAGAGGGTGATGAAGCCGGGTCGCTGGGCCGGCGGCAAATCGAGCCAGGCCAGCACCTGGTCTACGCGCCGGTCGCCGCCCTTGGCGGCGTTGTAGGCGTCCCAATAGTCGGGACGGACGCCGCGGATGGCGGTCTCGGAGCCCGGCCAGAATTCGGTGGCGGTGACGATCCCCTGGCTCCTGGCGGTGTCCCACAGCGGCGTGCCGCCGGCCCACCAGACCTCATCCTTGCTGGACATGTGGAACACCCCGCCAGGCGCGGCCGGGTCCTCGAAGGTGTTGGCCACCACCCCGTGGTGGTCGGGGTAGAGGCCGGTGACCAGGGTGTAGTGATTGGGGAAGGTGATCGAGGGGAAGGACGGCAGCATCCGCTCGGCCCGCACCCCGCCGGCCGCAAGCGCGGTGAGGTTGGGCGAGACGCCGCGGTTCAGATAGTCCCAGCGAAAGCCGTCGATCGAGATCAGGATCAGCGGCGCGCGTGACGGCGCATCGGCCGCCTGCGCGCCCTCACCGAAAGCGCCCAGAGCGAAGACAAGGACCGCCAGGAACCGGAGGCGCTGCAGGACAGCAAGAACCAACAACGCGCCTCCCGGATCAGGTCGGGACCTCAGACTTCCTCGACGTTGACCACCTTTTTCGACGCCCGGGGGTTCTTGGCGCGGATCTCGGCCAGCTTCTTTTCCACATGGCCGGAGAAGAAGTCCTTGGCCGGGCGCTGGTTGTCGATCGAGATGTCCTTGGCCATCGGGCCGTCGGTGCGCACGCCGCGCAGGGTGACGCCCAAGGCCTTCAGCGGGTGCTTGGCGATGTCCTGCACCGCCGAGGCCTCGAAGCCGGAATGGACCATGCAGTCGGCGCACTTTTCGTAGTTGCCGACGCCATAGGCGTCCCAGTCGGTCTCTTCCATCAGCTCCTTGAAGGTCTTGGCGTAGCCTTCGCCGAGCAGGTAGCAGGGCCGCTGCCAGCCGAACACGGTGCGGGTCGGATTGCCCCAGGGCGTGCAGCCATAGGCTTCGTTGCCGGCCAGGAAGTTCAGGAACATGGTCGACTGGGTGAAGGCCCAGGCCTTGCCGCCCTTGCCGCGGGAAAGGATGTCGCGGAACAGCTGCTTGGTCTTGGTCCGGTTCAGGAAGTGCTCCTGGTCCGGCGCGCGCTCATAGGCGTAGCCCGGCGAGACGGTGATGCCGTCCAGGCCCAGGGCCATCATCTCATCGAAGAACTGGGCCACCCGCGCGGGGTCGGCGCCCTGGAACAGGGTGCAGTTGATCGAGACCTGAAAGCCCTTGGACTTGGCCAGCTGGATCGCCTCGACCGCGGTCTCATAGACCCCGTCCTGGCAGACCGACTTGTCGTGCATGACCTTGTCGCCGTCCAGGTGGATGGACCAGGTGAAGCCCGGGCTCGGCTCGTACTGGTCGATCTTCTTCTTCAGCAGGAGGGCGTTGGTGCACAGGATCACGAACTTCTTGCGCGCCAGGAAGCCCTTCACGATCCGCGGCAGGTCGTTGTGCAGCAGGGGCTCGCCGCCGGCGATGGAGACCACCGGCGCGCCGCACTCGTCGATCGCCTGCATGCATTGGTCGAAGGTCAGGCGCTGGTTCAGGATTTCGTCCGGGTAGTCGATCTTACCGCAGCCGGCGCAGGCCAGGTTGCACCGGTAGAGCGGCTCCAGCATCAGCACCAGCGGATAGCGCTTGACGCCCGTCAGATGCTTCTTGGCGATGTAGGCGCCGATCCGAGCCGCCTGCCCAAGAGGGATGGCCATCCGTCAAAGTCCTTCGAAAATCACAAACTGTCCAAATAGGGCGATGGAGCCCTGAAAGCTAGGCAGCTGCTTCCTTTGCGCGCGAGCGCAGGATTGCAGGCACCCGGAACTCGATATTCTCCTCGACCCCGTCCAGGTGCTGAAGCTCGACCGGCCCCAGCCGGCGCAAAGCTTCGATCACCTCGATGATCAGTTCCTCAGGCGCCGAGGCGCCGGCGGTCAGGCCCACAGCCTTGACCCCTTCCAGCCATTTCGGGTCGAGATCGTCGCTGTCGGCGATCAGGTAGCTGGGCAGGCCCTCTTCGCGGCCGATCTCACACAGGCGGTTGGAGTTGGAGCTCTTGGTCGAGCCCACCACCAGCAGCATGTCCGCCACCTTGCACAGGTCGCGCACCGCCGTCTGGCGATGCTGGGTGGCGTAGCAGATGTCCGAGATGTCCGGCCCGACGATATTGGTGAAGCGGGCTCTGAGGGCGTCGATCACGTCGCGGGTGTCGTCGACGCTGAGCGTGGTCTGGGTGACGTAGCTGATCGGTTCGTCGGCGGCGAGGTCCAGGGCGGCCACGTCCTCGGTGGTCGAGACCAGATGCACCGGAGCGTCGACCTGGCCCATGGTGCCCTCGACCTCCGGGTGGCCGGCATGGCCGATCAGGATCAGGGTGCGGCCCTTGGAGACATAGCGGCGGGCCTGGGCGTGAACCTTGGAAACCAGCGGGCAGGTCGCATCCAGCACCGGCAGGCCGCGCTCGCGCGCATGCTCGACCACCGACTGGGCGACGCCGTGGGCGCTGAACACGGTGGTGGCGCCGTCCGGAATCTCGTCGACTTCCTCGACGAACACCGCGCCCTTGGCCTTCAGGTTCTCGACCACATGCCGGTTGTGCACGATCTCGTGGCGCACATAGACCGGCGCGCCGAACTTCTCGATCGCCTTCTCGACAATATCGATGGCCCGCACGACGCCCGCGCAGAAGCCGCGAGGCTGGGCCAGGATTACTCGCATCACATCTCTCCGGTTCGACGGGACGCGATCATTGGGGGGGCTCGCGCCGCCCATCATCGGGGCCGCGAGATCCGCATTTCGTCCTAGTCCTCTACGCATGTAGCGCTATTCGCCCCTTTACGCACCTGTTCAAACTCAAAGCGACGCTCGCACGCGAATCGAATGCATCGCCCAGGCGGGGCTGTCTGCGAGCCGCAATCATGTATGGCCAGACTTCGTCGCGGCAATTCGCCATGAGAATCACACGCAAAATATCCGAACTGATTGTTGCGCAGGCGCCACATTTTGCGCGCGAGGCTTGCCATGGGCCCAGAGCCTCGCCATTAGGCGCTTCGCGTCAGTTTGGAGGCCCTCCGCCGTGTCCAGCGATCCCAAATCCCAGGCGGCCCTGAAGACGGCCCTGACCGAGGCCGCCCGCCTGACCGACGCCGCGCTCGAAAGCCTTCTGCCCCTGCCCGCCGGCTACCATGCTCGGGCTCAGGAGGCGATGCGCTACGCCGTGTTCGCCGGCGGCAAGCGGCTGCGGCCCTTCCTGGTCCTGGCCTCCAGCGCCCTGTTCGACGTGCCGCAGGGGCGCGCCTTGCGGGTCGGCGCCGCGATCGAGGCCCTGCACACCTATTCCCTGGTGCATGACGACCTGCCCTGCATGGACGACGACGACCTGCGCCGCGGCCAGCCTACGACCCACAAGAAGTTCGACGAGGCCACCGCGGTCCTCGCGGGCGACGCGCTCTTGACCCTGGCCTTTGAGATCCTGGCCGATCCCGCCACCCACCCCTCGGCCGAGGTCCGTTGCCAGCTCGTGGCGCTCCTGGCCCGCGCCGGCGGCTCGGAAGGCATGATCGGCGGCCAGATGATGGACATCGACGCCCCGAACCAGAGCCACGGCCCGGACGAGGTGATCCTGCTGCAGCGGATGAAGACCGGCGCCCTGTTCGAATTCGCCTGCGAGGCCGGGGCGATCCTGGGCCAGCGCGGGCCCGAGGACCGCGAGCGCCTCAGGGGCTACGCCCGCGACTTCGGCCTCGCTTTCCAGATCACCGACGACCTGATCGACGAGACCAGCACCGCCGAGGCCGCCGGCAAGGCGGTGGGCAAGGACAAGGACCAGGGCAAGGCGACCCTGGTCTCGATCTATGGCGTCGACGGCGCACGCGACCAGGCCGAGGCCCTGGCCAGGTCGGCGCAAGACGCGGTGGCCATCTATGGCCCCGCCGCCGCCCCGCTGGAGGCCCTGCCGTGGTATCTGATCGGCCGCGAAAGCTGAGGGCGACTGGAACACTTTGAGCCTGATCGCCCCCGTCCTCGGCTGGCTCTGCCTCGCCCTCGGCCTCGTGGGCGCCCTCTACGCCCTGGTCGCCGCCGAGATGGTGGTCCGCTTCGCCCGCCGCCCGCCACCGCAGCCGGCATCGCCGCCGGTGTCGATCCTCAAGCCCCTCAGCGGCTCGGAACCCGGCCTCCAACAGGCCTTGGACAGCTTCTGCGGCCAGGCCTATGCCGGCCCGGTGCAGATCGTGTTCGGCCTGCAGGACCCCGCCGATCCGGCGCTGGAGGTCGTCCAGCGACTCCAGGCCGCCTACCCGGACCTCGACATCACGGTCGTCATCGACAACGCCGAGCACGGCGCCAACCG is a genomic window of Phenylobacterium montanum containing:
- a CDS encoding phosphorylase family protein, encoding MSGSPRLFAVVGMIREARIIAGEGVKVVIGGGSSAQLERKLDGLLNALGYGAPDLMLLSFGVCGALAPDLKAGDLVLGSAVIGAGRSWPTDPQRTEALHARLASARIAAVAAGDEAVGSVEAKRALFEATRAVAVDMESHIVARLAERHGLPFAVVRAVSDAADHALPPAALVGMKADGSVDIAAVLGALARRPGQFPALMRTAREAGAGFKALEGAAAAIRSGFP
- a CDS encoding polyprenyl synthetase family protein, whose product is MSSDPKSQAALKTALTEAARLTDAALESLLPLPAGYHARAQEAMRYAVFAGGKRLRPFLVLASSALFDVPQGRALRVGAAIEALHTYSLVHDDLPCMDDDDLRRGQPTTHKKFDEATAVLAGDALLTLAFEILADPATHPSAEVRCQLVALLARAGGSEGMIGGQMMDIDAPNQSHGPDEVILLQRMKTGALFEFACEAGAILGQRGPEDRERLRGYARDFGLAFQITDDLIDETSTAEAAGKAVGKDKDQGKATLVSIYGVDGARDQAEALARSAQDAVAIYGPAAAPLEALPWYLIGRES
- the shc gene encoding squalene--hopene cyclase, which gives rise to MIDHFSKSDEDTGRRNMDDASHQFPVDPISLDALDQAVGRATDALLKLQKPDGHWVFELEADCTIPAEYILLRQHLAEPDDLELERKIGVYLRRIQGEHGGWPLFHGGALDVSATVKAYFALKMIGDSPDAPHMKRAREALLARGGAGACNVFTRFLLAFYGVVTWKAVPEMPVQIMLLPRWFPVHLDKISYWARTVIVPLLVLRALKPLARNPRGVTIDELFLDDPKKLRGIHKSGHQKEPWASFFFALDKVLQVVEPHFPKATRRKAIDKAVAFVDERLNGEDGLGAIFPAMANSVMMYDVLGYPEDHPNRAIARKSVEKLLVIKDEEAYCQPCLSPVWDTALASHALFEAKTPEADQAALDGLKWLKPLQVLDVVGDWAVQRPDVRPGGWAFQYNNAHYPDLDDTAVVAMAMDRARHHNGAAEVYDEAISRAEEWVVGLQSKNGGWAAFDADNTYHYLNNIPFADHGALLDPPTVDVAARCVSMLAQLGEKDSPRMKAAIAYLEREQEQDGSWFGRWGVNYVYGTWSALCALNAAGVDSKGPVVRKAVDWLLKIQNPDGGWGEDCDSYKLDYKGYEPHASSSSQTAWALLGLMAAGETDHPAVARGIAWLQANQDERGVWPEDHYTGGGFPRVFYLRYHGYSKFFPLWAMARYRNLKRSNTRQVAFGM
- the hpnH gene encoding adenosyl-hopene transferase HpnH translates to MAIPLGQAARIGAYIAKKHLTGVKRYPLVLMLEPLYRCNLACAGCGKIDYPDEILNQRLTFDQCMQAIDECGAPVVSIAGGEPLLHNDLPRIVKGFLARKKFVILCTNALLLKKKIDQYEPSPGFTWSIHLDGDKVMHDKSVCQDGVYETAVEAIQLAKSKGFQVSINCTLFQGADPARVAQFFDEMMALGLDGITVSPGYAYERAPDQEHFLNRTKTKQLFRDILSRGKGGKAWAFTQSTMFLNFLAGNEAYGCTPWGNPTRTVFGWQRPCYLLGEGYAKTFKELMEETDWDAYGVGNYEKCADCMVHSGFEASAVQDIAKHPLKALGVTLRGVRTDGPMAKDISIDNQRPAKDFFSGHVEKKLAEIRAKNPRASKKVVNVEEV
- the ispH gene encoding 4-hydroxy-3-methylbut-2-enyl diphosphate reductase is translated as MGGASPPNDRVPSNRRDVMRVILAQPRGFCAGVVRAIDIVEKAIEKFGAPVYVRHEIVHNRHVVENLKAKGAVFVEEVDEIPDGATTVFSAHGVAQSVVEHARERGLPVLDATCPLVSKVHAQARRYVSKGRTLILIGHAGHPEVEGTMGQVDAPVHLVSTTEDVAALDLAADEPISYVTQTTLSVDDTRDVIDALRARFTNIVGPDISDICYATQHRQTAVRDLCKVADMLLVVGSTKSSNSNRLCEIGREEGLPSYLIADSDDLDPKWLEGVKAVGLTAGASAPEELIIEVIEALRRLGPVELQHLDGVEENIEFRVPAILRSRAKEAAA
- a CDS encoding alkaline phosphatase family protein codes for the protein MVLAVLQRLRFLAVLVFALGAFGEGAQAADAPSRAPLILISIDGFRWDYLNRGVSPNLTALAAGGVRAERMLPSFPSITFPNHYTLVTGLYPDHHGVVANTFEDPAAPGGVFHMSSKDEVWWAGGTPLWDTARSQGIVTATEFWPGSETAIRGVRPDYWDAYNAAKGGDRRVDQVLAWLDLPPAQRPGFITLYFEAVDSGGHLFGPDSPQVNTAIASVDGYIGRLVAGLKARNMPTDIIVVADHGMAAVSRDNTVYLDDLADASAMHVVFTDAVAGIDIPDTPAGRAAEARLLGAHPHLTCWKKGEVPKRLHYGTNPRVPDVVCMADVGWLVESRAEAARHHFPLKGEHGYDNQAPEMGALFIASGPDFKAGAVLPPFPNVDVYPLMAKLLGVKPEPNDGDIAPVQAALAR